In one Mycobacteroides chelonae genomic region, the following are encoded:
- a CDS encoding ABC1 kinase family protein, whose product MAEIRRGRAARAAKLASLPAGIAGRAALGVGKRIAGKSKDEVNAELVEKAAEQLFQVLGELKGAAMKIGQMLSVMEAAIPPEFGEPYREALTKLQSDAPPLPADKVHRVLDAQLGTKWRERFQSFDDKPVASASIGQVHKAVWKDGRTVAVKVQYPGADEAVRSDLKTIQRLSSLFKQVAPGADIKAIVDELIERTEEELDYRIEATNQRTFVKAFKDDPEFYVPSVVASAPKVIITEWMQGRKLSEIIAKGTEEERSKCAHFLLEFSISSPYRCGLLHADTHPGNFMLLEDGRFGIMDFGACAAHEGGLPAGFGPILRLARDEKWEELTEVLRSEGFIPPSATSVSHEEVNSYLEPYIEPLNHETFHFSRKWLQRLTAKATDFRSQEFLESFKTSRQMNLPPNYLMFFRVLGGLIGIAAQLDAPVDYAAIIDKWVPGFHEDSKAPAAT is encoded by the coding sequence ATGGCAGAGATCCGTCGTGGCCGCGCCGCACGCGCCGCAAAACTCGCATCGCTTCCGGCCGGAATCGCGGGCCGTGCCGCACTCGGTGTGGGTAAGCGGATCGCCGGGAAATCCAAAGACGAAGTGAATGCCGAACTCGTCGAGAAGGCTGCCGAGCAGCTGTTCCAGGTTCTCGGCGAGCTCAAGGGCGCGGCCATGAAGATCGGCCAGATGCTCTCGGTGATGGAGGCCGCTATTCCCCCCGAGTTCGGGGAGCCGTACCGCGAGGCGCTGACCAAGCTGCAAAGCGATGCCCCACCGCTGCCCGCCGACAAGGTCCACCGCGTGCTGGACGCACAGCTGGGCACCAAGTGGCGCGAACGTTTCCAGTCCTTCGACGACAAGCCCGTCGCCTCGGCCAGCATCGGCCAGGTACACAAGGCCGTCTGGAAGGACGGCCGGACCGTCGCCGTCAAGGTGCAGTACCCGGGCGCCGACGAGGCCGTCCGCTCGGACCTCAAGACCATTCAGCGTCTGTCCTCGTTGTTCAAGCAGGTGGCCCCGGGCGCCGATATCAAGGCCATCGTCGACGAACTCATCGAGCGCACCGAGGAAGAACTCGACTACCGCATCGAGGCCACCAACCAGCGCACCTTCGTCAAGGCCTTCAAGGACGACCCCGAGTTCTACGTCCCCTCGGTCGTGGCCTCGGCACCCAAGGTGATCATCACCGAGTGGATGCAAGGCCGGAAGCTCTCCGAAATCATTGCCAAGGGCACCGAAGAGGAACGCAGCAAGTGCGCGCATTTCCTCCTCGAATTCAGCATCAGCTCGCCGTATCGGTGTGGACTGCTGCACGCAGACACCCACCCCGGGAACTTCATGCTGCTCGAAGACGGCCGGTTCGGAATCATGGACTTCGGCGCCTGCGCTGCGCACGAGGGTGGTCTGCCCGCGGGCTTCGGTCCAATCCTGCGCCTGGCCCGCGACGAGAAGTGGGAAGAGCTCACCGAGGTACTCCGTTCGGAGGGTTTCATTCCGCCGAGCGCAACCTCCGTGTCTCACGAAGAGGTCAACTCCTACCTTGAGCCGTACATCGAACCGCTCAACCACGAGACCTTCCACTTCAGCCGCAAGTGGCTGCAGCGGCTCACCGCCAAGGCCACTGATTTCCGCAGCCAGGAGTTCCTCGAGTCGTTCAAGACCAGCCGGCAGATGAACTTGCCGCCGAATTACCTGATGTTCTTCCGGGTTCTCGGCGGTCTGATCGGTATCGCCGCACAGCTCGACGCCCCGGTCGACTACGCCGCCATCATCGACAAGTGGGTTCCAGGGTTCCACGAGGACAGCAAGGCTCCAGCCGCCACGTAG
- a CDS encoding zinc-dependent metalloprotease has translation MADLPFGFAAGDDPDREPGDGARPGPGSGPSGADPFGFGSGGFNPADLGQIFTQLGQMFSGAAAGAASGQSAGAVNYDIARQLASSSIGFVAPITEGTQSAITDAVHLADTWLDGATALPAGATRTAAWTATDWVDNTLENWKRLVDPVAEQISGMWAANLPEEAQGMAGPLLGMMTQMGGMAFGSQLGQALGQLSREVLTSTDIGLPLGPKGTAALLPVAIEAFSEGLEQSKSEIMTFLAAREAAHHRLFSGVGWLTIRLMDTLEQYAKGISIDMSAIEEAARGFNPASLGDPSDMEQILSQGIFEPKTTPQQEQALERLETLLALIEGWVQTVVTDALGERIPATAALSETLRRRRATGGPAEQTFGTLVGLELRPRKLREAADLWRRLTDAVGVDKRDAIWAHPDLIPDASDLDNPAAFIDRIVGGDTDAIDDPIAQIEKLDPGTSE, from the coding sequence ATGGCCGACCTCCCCTTTGGATTCGCTGCTGGCGACGACCCCGACCGTGAGCCGGGCGACGGCGCGCGGCCGGGCCCCGGCTCGGGACCGTCGGGCGCGGACCCATTCGGCTTCGGATCTGGTGGATTCAATCCCGCCGACCTCGGGCAGATCTTCACCCAGCTGGGCCAGATGTTCAGCGGGGCTGCCGCCGGTGCGGCCAGTGGTCAGTCCGCTGGCGCGGTCAACTACGACATCGCCCGGCAACTCGCTTCAAGCTCAATCGGTTTCGTCGCGCCTATCACCGAGGGCACCCAATCGGCGATCACCGATGCGGTGCACCTGGCCGACACCTGGCTCGACGGAGCCACCGCGCTGCCCGCCGGGGCCACCCGAACCGCAGCCTGGACCGCGACCGACTGGGTGGACAACACCCTGGAAAACTGGAAGCGGCTCGTCGACCCTGTCGCCGAACAGATTTCAGGCATGTGGGCGGCGAACCTGCCCGAAGAGGCCCAGGGCATGGCCGGGCCGCTGCTGGGCATGATGACCCAGATGGGCGGCATGGCCTTCGGATCGCAGCTGGGCCAGGCGCTCGGACAGCTGTCCCGAGAGGTGCTGACCTCCACCGATATCGGATTGCCGTTGGGCCCCAAGGGCACCGCGGCTCTGCTTCCGGTCGCCATCGAGGCGTTCTCCGAGGGCCTTGAACAGTCCAAGAGCGAGATCATGACCTTCCTGGCCGCCCGGGAAGCCGCGCACCACCGCTTGTTCAGCGGCGTGGGCTGGCTGACCATCCGGCTGATGGACACCCTCGAGCAGTACGCCAAGGGCATCTCGATCGACATGAGCGCCATCGAAGAAGCCGCACGCGGCTTCAACCCCGCTTCGCTGGGCGATCCGTCCGATATGGAACAGATTCTGTCCCAAGGCATTTTCGAGCCGAAGACCACGCCGCAACAGGAGCAGGCCCTGGAACGCCTGGAAACCCTGCTAGCGCTCATCGAGGGATGGGTGCAGACAGTGGTGACCGACGCGCTCGGCGAGCGCATCCCCGCGACCGCGGCCCTTAGCGAGACCTTGCGGCGCCGCCGCGCCACGGGCGGCCCGGCCGAGCAGACCTTCGGCACCCTGGTGGGCCTGGAGCTGCGGCCGCGCAAGCTGCGCGAGGCCGCAGATCTGTGGCGCAGGCTCACCGACGCCGTGGGTGTGGACAAGCGCGACGCGATCTGGGCACACCCCGATCTGATTCCCGATGCCAGCGACCTGGACAACCCGGCCGCCTTTATCGATCGCATCGTCGGCGGAGACACCGACGCCATCGACGACCCGATCGCGCAGATCGAGAAGCTCGATCCGGGCACATCCGAATAA
- a CDS encoding YlbL family protein, with product MNRRVATLLVALVPIIAFALLMSVITVPYVSLGPGPTFNTLGQVEGKEVVDIKGTKVDPVSGHLNMTTVSQRDGLTLADALRLWASGREQLVPRDAVYPPNRSKDQVDKENDLEFKKSEESAEFAALGYLKYPTAVTVLTISDDGPSKGKLQENDAITAVNGRPVANLEEFTGALKATKPGEVVTLDYKRKNPEGSSKTESVKITLGKNGDRDYGFLGVGVVQAPWAPFTIDFNLANIGGPSAGLMFSLAVIDKLTPGELDGGKFVAGTGTIDAEGKVGPIGGITHKMQAAKDAGATVFLVPAANCAEAKTDGGQGLTMVKVGTLAEAVDGLNALDRGGQAPSC from the coding sequence ATGAATCGCCGCGTAGCGACGCTGCTGGTCGCGCTGGTCCCGATCATCGCCTTCGCGTTGTTGATGTCGGTGATCACCGTGCCGTACGTCTCCCTGGGACCGGGCCCGACCTTCAACACCCTCGGTCAGGTCGAGGGCAAGGAGGTCGTCGACATCAAGGGCACCAAGGTCGACCCGGTGTCGGGCCACCTCAACATGACGACGGTCTCCCAGCGCGACGGACTGACATTGGCCGACGCGCTGCGGTTGTGGGCGAGCGGGCGTGAGCAGCTGGTTCCGCGGGACGCGGTGTACCCGCCTAATCGGTCCAAGGACCAGGTGGACAAGGAAAACGACCTCGAGTTCAAGAAGTCCGAAGAAAGTGCCGAATTCGCGGCGCTCGGATACCTCAAGTACCCGACGGCGGTCACCGTCCTGACCATCAGCGATGACGGACCGTCCAAGGGCAAGCTGCAGGAGAACGACGCGATCACCGCGGTGAACGGGCGACCGGTCGCCAACCTGGAGGAGTTCACCGGAGCGCTCAAGGCGACTAAGCCCGGTGAGGTGGTGACGCTGGACTACAAGCGCAAGAACCCCGAGGGCAGCAGTAAGACCGAATCGGTGAAGATCACGCTCGGCAAGAACGGGGATCGTGACTACGGGTTCCTGGGGGTCGGAGTTGTGCAGGCACCGTGGGCGCCGTTCACCATTGATTTCAACCTGGCCAATATCGGTGGGCCGTCGGCCGGGCTGATGTTCAGCCTCGCGGTGATCGACAAGCTGACGCCCGGTGAACTCGACGGTGGAAAGTTCGTTGCCGGAACGGGAACCATCGACGCCGAGGGCAAGGTGGGGCCCATCGGTGGAATCACGCACAAGATGCAGGCAGCCAAAGACGCTGGAGCAACGGTGTTCTTGGTGCCGGCGGCCAACTGTGCCGAGGCCAAGACGGACGGTGGGCAGGGGCTCACCATGGTCAAGGTCGGCACCTTGGCCGAAGCGGTTGACGGGCTCAACGCCCTTGATCGCGGTGGTCAAGCGCCTAGTTGTTAG
- a CDS encoding thiol-disulfide oxidoreductase DCC family protein, with the protein MNDHAPVLLYDGVCALCNGAVKKILRDDKVGTMRFAALDSEYGKQVVARHPELVGVDSFVIVDNPGDPAERIHIRSDGVVRIIDYLGGTRRASLIALVPRPIRDALYRLVARTRYRVFGRYDTCPLPPPEVRARFLA; encoded by the coding sequence ATGAACGATCATGCCCCCGTCCTGCTGTATGACGGCGTGTGCGCACTGTGCAACGGGGCGGTGAAGAAGATCCTGCGGGACGACAAGGTCGGAACGATGCGCTTCGCGGCGCTCGACAGTGAATACGGCAAGCAGGTGGTCGCGCGGCACCCCGAACTCGTCGGTGTCGATTCCTTCGTGATCGTCGACAACCCGGGCGATCCTGCCGAACGAATTCATATCCGGTCCGACGGAGTGGTGCGGATCATCGACTATCTCGGCGGCACCCGACGAGCCTCCCTCATCGCACTGGTTCCGCGCCCCATCCGCGATGCGCTCTACCGGCTGGTCGCCCGAACCCGATACCGGGTGTTCGGGCGGTACGACACCTGCCCGTTGCCGCCTCCGGAGGTCCGGGCGCGCTTCCTGGCCTGA
- a CDS encoding dienelactone hydrolase family protein, whose product MADDDLRDFEAGTFTHEGETKIVLRKGSGPAVIVIAEMPGITPKVANFARKVADIGCTAVMPHLFGNPGQNTDPREEGWLRTATYMASSMFRGCVSREFTVLATGKSSPVVAWLRALAQNEHERNGGPGVGAIGMCFTGGYALAMAADDRLLAPVLSQPSLPFGLTKSHRYNIDISPEDLQKVKHRCQHDGLTVLGMRFTSDKLVPAERFQFLRDELGDAFVAIELPGDVANPHSPMPAHSVVTEHLIDEPGQPTRAALDQVLDLFRSRLLTSV is encoded by the coding sequence ATGGCCGACGATGACCTCCGCGATTTCGAAGCAGGCACCTTCACGCACGAGGGTGAAACCAAGATCGTGTTGAGAAAGGGCAGTGGACCGGCGGTGATCGTCATCGCCGAGATGCCGGGAATCACCCCGAAGGTCGCCAACTTCGCACGCAAGGTGGCCGACATCGGCTGCACCGCCGTCATGCCGCACCTGTTTGGGAATCCCGGACAGAACACGGACCCCCGGGAAGAGGGGTGGTTGCGTACCGCGACCTATATGGCGTCCTCGATGTTCCGCGGCTGCGTGAGCCGCGAATTCACGGTCCTGGCCACCGGAAAGAGCTCCCCGGTGGTGGCGTGGTTGCGGGCACTCGCTCAGAACGAGCACGAGCGCAACGGCGGTCCCGGGGTGGGTGCCATCGGTATGTGTTTCACCGGGGGATACGCGCTGGCCATGGCGGCCGATGACAGGCTGTTGGCGCCCGTGCTGTCGCAGCCATCGCTGCCGTTCGGGCTCACCAAGTCGCATCGCTACAACATCGATATTTCTCCGGAGGACCTGCAGAAGGTCAAGCATCGCTGTCAGCACGACGGGCTCACGGTGCTCGGTATGCGCTTCACCTCCGACAAGCTGGTGCCTGCCGAGCGATTCCAGTTCCTCAGAGATGAGCTGGGGGATGCGTTTGTCGCCATCGAATTGCCCGGCGACGTGGCCAACCCCCATTCGCCGATGCCGGCGCATTCGGTGGTCACCGAACATCTCATCGACGAGCCGGGACAGCCCACGCGCGCGGCCCTGGATCAGGTATTGGATCTGTTCCGTTCCCGACTACTGACATCTGTGTAA
- a CDS encoding ATP-dependent DNA helicase UvrD2 produces MARSLLDGLDDEQRAAVTAPRGPVCVLAGAGTGKTRTITHRIAHLVESGHVAPGQILAVTFTQRAAGEMRGRLRDLGVGSAQAVTFHAAGLRQLRYFWPQLVGDTRWELIDSKFTIVAQAANRAKLSTSTDTVRDLAGEIEWAKASLISPEAYPAAAAKFARDTPVPAEQVAKVYAGYEKLKARPDGSTLLDFDDLLLHTAAAIENSASVADEFRDRYRCFVVDEYQDVTPLQQRVLDAWLGPRDDLTVVGDANQTIYSFTGATPQYLLGFSRRFPEATVVRLERDYRSTPQVVSLANRLIAAAQGRVAGSKLQLIGQRAEGPTPRFSEHDDEAAEAKSVAKSIATLLESGTPASEIAVLYRINAQSEVYEEALTEAGIPFQVRGGEGFFTRQEVRQALVALQRAAERDHADTPVPQQVREILEPLGLSAEEPHGAQARERWESLRALVELAEEECVRLPELDLSGLVRELRVRAEARHPPTVQGVTLASLHAAKGLEWDAVFLVGLADGTLPISHALSRAGDIEPVEEERRLLYVGITRARVHLNLSWALARAAGGRKSRKHSRFLNGIAPTAQLPAAATPRRRGSGARCRICNAALSTPAAVMLRRCESCPSDIDEELLVALKDWRLKTAKEMKVPAFVVFTDNTLIAIAELLPGDDAALVAIPGIGARKLEQYGPDVLRLVRARAS; encoded by the coding sequence GTGGCGCGTTCTCTCCTCGATGGTCTCGACGATGAGCAGCGTGCCGCCGTCACCGCGCCGCGCGGTCCCGTCTGCGTGCTCGCCGGAGCGGGCACCGGTAAGACCCGCACCATCACCCATCGCATCGCTCACCTGGTCGAATCCGGGCATGTCGCTCCCGGTCAGATCCTCGCGGTCACCTTCACCCAACGGGCGGCAGGGGAGATGCGCGGGCGGTTACGCGACTTGGGCGTGGGATCGGCTCAGGCCGTCACGTTCCACGCCGCCGGTCTGCGGCAGCTTCGCTACTTCTGGCCGCAGCTGGTCGGCGATACACGCTGGGAGCTCATCGACAGCAAGTTCACCATCGTGGCCCAGGCCGCCAACCGCGCCAAGCTGAGCACCAGCACCGACACCGTGCGCGACCTAGCCGGTGAAATCGAGTGGGCCAAGGCCTCTTTGATCAGCCCCGAGGCCTATCCGGCGGCCGCGGCCAAGTTCGCGCGGGATACGCCGGTGCCCGCCGAGCAGGTCGCGAAGGTCTACGCCGGTTACGAGAAGCTCAAGGCCCGGCCGGACGGATCAACCCTGCTTGATTTCGATGACCTGCTGCTGCACACCGCGGCAGCCATCGAGAACTCCGCATCGGTGGCCGACGAGTTCCGGGATCGCTATCGCTGTTTCGTAGTCGATGAATACCAGGACGTCACCCCACTGCAGCAGCGGGTGCTCGACGCGTGGCTGGGCCCCCGCGACGACCTGACCGTTGTGGGTGACGCCAACCAGACCATCTATTCGTTCACCGGCGCCACCCCGCAGTATCTGCTGGGCTTTTCCCGCAGATTTCCCGAAGCGACAGTGGTCCGTCTTGAGCGTGACTATCGCTCGACCCCGCAAGTGGTTTCGCTGGCCAACCGGCTGATCGCCGCGGCGCAAGGACGGGTGGCGGGCAGCAAGCTGCAACTTATCGGTCAACGGGCCGAAGGGCCTACCCCCAGATTCTCCGAACACGACGACGAGGCCGCCGAGGCGAAGTCCGTGGCGAAATCGATTGCGACACTGTTGGAATCCGGAACCCCGGCATCGGAAATCGCGGTGCTGTACCGGATCAACGCGCAGTCAGAGGTATACGAGGAGGCGCTCACCGAGGCGGGCATACCGTTCCAGGTGCGTGGTGGTGAAGGGTTCTTCACACGCCAGGAGGTGCGGCAGGCGCTGGTGGCGCTGCAGCGTGCCGCTGAGCGAGATCATGCAGACACTCCTGTGCCGCAACAGGTTCGGGAGATTCTGGAGCCGCTGGGTTTGTCGGCAGAGGAGCCGCACGGCGCCCAGGCGCGTGAGCGGTGGGAATCACTGCGCGCGCTCGTGGAACTCGCCGAGGAAGAATGTGTCCGTCTGCCGGAGCTGGATCTGTCGGGGCTCGTGCGCGAACTGCGGGTGCGGGCCGAGGCGCGTCACCCACCGACCGTGCAAGGCGTGACGCTTGCCTCGTTGCATGCGGCCAAGGGCCTGGAATGGGATGCGGTGTTCCTGGTGGGGCTGGCCGACGGCACCCTGCCCATCTCGCATGCCCTGTCGCGTGCCGGCGATATCGAACCGGTCGAAGAGGAGCGGCGGCTGCTGTACGTCGGGATTACCCGTGCGCGTGTGCATCTGAACCTGAGTTGGGCGCTCGCGCGCGCGGCCGGTGGCCGCAAGTCCCGCAAGCATTCGCGGTTTCTCAACGGAATCGCCCCCACCGCGCAACTCCCGGCCGCTGCTACGCCAAGACGTCGGGGCAGCGGTGCGCGCTGCCGAATCTGCAATGCCGCGCTCAGCACTCCGGCGGCGGTAATGCTTCGGCGTTGCGAGAGCTGCCCATCCGATATCGATGAGGAACTCCTTGTCGCGCTCAAGGATTGGCGGCTCAAGACAGCCAAGGAGATGAAGGTGCCCGCGTTCGTGGTGTTCACCGACAACACCTTGATCGCCATCGCCGAGCTTCTTCCGGGGGATGACGCCGCCCTAGTGGCCATTCCCGGAATAGGCGCGCGCAAGCTGGAGCAGTACGGACCCGATGTACTGCGTTTGGTCCGTGCCAGAGCCTCGTAG
- a CDS encoding ABC1 kinase family protein, with the protein MAEIRRGRAARAAKLASLPAGIAGRAALGVGKRLTGKSKDEVNAEMMEKAAEQLFQVLGELKGAAMKLGQALSVFEAAIPPAFAEPFREALTKLQSDAPPLPADKVHRVLDAQLGTKWRERFQSFDDKPVASASIGQVHKAVWSDGRVVAVKVQYPGADEAVRSDLKTMQRLSSLFKQIVPGADVKSIIDELIERTEEELDYRIEATNQRAFAKAFKGDPEFYVSPVVASAPKVVISEWMQGRKLSEIISSGTEDERNECGRLLLKFTVSSPYRCGLLHADTHPGNFMLLPDGRLGVMDFGAVATHEGGFPPNLGPIWRLERDGIWDELIPLMREEGFIPPRTEVSPEEIDEYLKPFIDPLKSDEFHFSRKWMQRVAAKSSDLRGAQFQTGRHLDLPPVYLMMFRVLGSLSGILAQLDATVPYAQIIGDWVPGFREDEPVAAS; encoded by the coding sequence ATGGCTGAGATCCGTCGTGGCCGCGCCGCGCGCGCTGCAAAACTGGCATCCCTACCGGCAGGCATCGCCGGTCGAGCCGCGCTGGGCGTCGGAAAACGTTTGACCGGCAAGTCCAAGGACGAAGTCAACGCCGAGATGATGGAGAAGGCGGCCGAACAGCTGTTCCAGGTTCTCGGCGAGCTCAAGGGCGCGGCCATGAAACTCGGGCAGGCCCTTTCGGTGTTCGAGGCCGCCATCCCGCCGGCCTTTGCCGAACCCTTCCGCGAGGCGCTGACCAAGCTGCAAAGCGATGCCCCGCCGCTGCCCGCCGACAAGGTCCACCGCGTGCTGGACGCACAGCTGGGCACCAAGTGGCGCGAACGTTTCCAGTCCTTCGACGACAAGCCCGTCGCCTCGGCCAGCATCGGCCAGGTACACAAGGCTGTCTGGAGCGACGGGCGCGTTGTCGCGGTGAAGGTGCAGTACCCCGGTGCCGACGAGGCCGTGCGCTCAGATCTGAAAACCATGCAACGGCTGTCCTCGCTGTTCAAACAGATCGTGCCCGGAGCAGACGTCAAAAGCATCATCGACGAACTGATCGAGCGCACCGAGGAAGAACTTGACTACCGCATCGAGGCCACCAATCAGCGGGCCTTCGCGAAGGCCTTCAAAGGCGACCCCGAGTTCTATGTGTCACCGGTCGTGGCCTCGGCACCCAAGGTCGTTATCAGCGAATGGATGCAGGGCCGCAAGCTCTCCGAAATCATCAGCAGCGGAACCGAAGACGAACGCAACGAGTGCGGCCGCCTGCTGCTGAAGTTCACGGTCAGCTCCCCGTACCGATGTGGATTGCTGCACGCGGACACCCATCCCGGAAACTTCATGCTGCTGCCCGACGGGCGCCTCGGCGTCATGGACTTCGGCGCCGTCGCCACCCATGAGGGCGGGTTCCCTCCGAACCTGGGCCCCATCTGGCGTCTGGAGCGCGACGGGATCTGGGATGAGCTCATCCCCCTCATGCGCGAGGAGGGATTCATTCCGCCGCGCACCGAGGTCTCACCGGAGGAGATCGACGAGTATCTCAAGCCGTTCATCGATCCGCTCAAGTCCGACGAGTTCCACTTCAGCCGCAAGTGGATGCAGCGGGTCGCCGCCAAATCCAGTGACCTGCGTGGGGCACAGTTCCAGACCGGCCGGCATCTGGATCTGCCGCCCGTCTATCTCATGATGTTCCGCGTTCTCGGCAGTCTGTCGGGCATTTTGGCCCAGCTCGACGCGACGGTCCCGTACGCGCAGATCATCGGCGACTGGGTTCCCGGATTCCGCGAGGATGAGCCCGTTGCTGCCAGCTAG
- a CDS encoding WhiB family transcriptional regulator gives MMTVEVEARRLALPCHVADADLWFAESPADLERAKTLCADCPIRTQCLAAALDRAEPWGVWGGEILEQGAIVARKRPRGRPRKNSLPAADPAAA, from the coding sequence ATGATGACCGTCGAAGTGGAGGCCCGAAGACTCGCGCTACCGTGCCACGTCGCGGATGCGGACCTGTGGTTCGCGGAAAGCCCGGCGGACCTGGAACGGGCTAAGACGCTGTGCGCGGACTGCCCGATCCGGACGCAGTGCCTGGCTGCGGCGCTGGATCGCGCGGAGCCCTGGGGCGTGTGGGGTGGCGAGATCCTGGAGCAGGGTGCCATCGTGGCGCGTAAGCGTCCGCGTGGACGCCCGCGCAAGAACTCGCTGCCGGCCGCAGATCCCGCCGCGGCATGA
- a CDS encoding mycoredoxin, producing MTLNAGVTTASDSSLIMYSTTWCGYCRRLETQLKAAGIDYTKIDIEQDPAAADYVANVNGGNQTVPTVKFPDGSALTNPSLSQVKAKLGV from the coding sequence ATGACGTTGAATGCCGGTGTGACTACAGCGAGCGACTCCAGCCTCATCATGTACAGCACCACCTGGTGCGGATATTGCCGTCGGCTCGAGACGCAGCTGAAGGCCGCGGGCATCGACTACACCAAGATCGATATCGAGCAGGACCCGGCCGCGGCCGACTATGTCGCCAACGTCAACGGCGGAAACCAGACCGTGCCGACCGTGAAGTTCCCTGATGGCAGCGCGTTGACCAATCCGTCGCTGTCCCAGGTGAAGGCCAAGCTCGGCGTCTAA
- a CDS encoding ABC1 kinase family protein: MADIRRGGLSRMTKLASLPAGMAGRAVIGVGKRLTGTSADEVNAELLEKAADELFNVLGELKGGAMKVGQALSVMEAAIPPQFADPFREALVKLQSEAPPLPAAKVHRVLDAQLGTKWRDRFQSFDDTPVASASIGQVHKGIWKDGREVAVKIQYPGADDALRADLKLIQRMTPLAKQIAPKADIDRLVAEISDRIEAELDYRQEASNQRAFAKAFTEDPKFFVPAVVASAPKVIIAEWMEGRRLSKIISEGTREERDSAGALMLEFTVKSPEKVGLVHADPHPGNFMLLPDGRFGIIDFGAVSEHPGGIPPEFGEVLCWARDEQWEQVIRLIKQLGFMPPEVQLSGDQVMDYIRPLWPYVDPLRSGEFHFTREWFQQAAVASTDLLDEGFTERFKLARQMTVPPGYVMLLRTLGGMIGVLVQLGAHVNYAAIAEEWMPGFFEPNAKTP, encoded by the coding sequence ATGGCAGATATTCGCCGCGGCGGGCTCAGCCGAATGACCAAACTGGCAAGCCTGCCCGCAGGTATGGCCGGTCGCGCGGTCATCGGGGTGGGTAAACGGCTGACCGGAACCTCGGCCGACGAGGTCAATGCCGAACTCCTGGAGAAGGCCGCCGACGAACTGTTCAACGTGCTCGGCGAGCTCAAGGGCGGCGCCATGAAGGTCGGCCAGGCCCTGTCGGTGATGGAGGCGGCGATACCGCCGCAGTTCGCCGATCCATTCCGTGAGGCTCTGGTCAAACTGCAGAGCGAGGCACCGCCGCTGCCCGCGGCCAAGGTACATCGCGTGCTCGACGCACAGCTCGGCACCAAGTGGCGCGACCGATTCCAGTCCTTCGACGACACGCCCGTCGCCTCGGCCAGCATCGGCCAGGTACACAAAGGGATTTGGAAGGACGGCCGCGAGGTGGCCGTCAAGATCCAGTACCCGGGCGCCGACGATGCGCTGCGCGCCGATCTCAAGCTGATCCAGCGGATGACGCCGCTGGCCAAACAGATTGCGCCCAAAGCAGATATCGACAGGCTGGTGGCCGAGATCAGCGACCGCATCGAGGCCGAACTGGACTACCGCCAGGAGGCGTCCAACCAGCGTGCATTCGCGAAGGCCTTCACCGAAGATCCGAAGTTCTTCGTCCCGGCGGTGGTGGCGAGCGCACCCAAGGTGATCATCGCCGAGTGGATGGAGGGGCGGCGGCTCTCGAAGATCATCTCCGAGGGCACCCGCGAGGAACGGGACTCCGCCGGCGCCTTGATGCTCGAATTCACGGTCAAGTCACCGGAAAAGGTGGGCTTGGTGCACGCCGACCCGCATCCGGGCAACTTCATGCTGTTACCCGATGGGCGTTTCGGCATCATCGATTTCGGCGCGGTCTCCGAGCACCCCGGCGGCATTCCGCCCGAATTCGGCGAGGTGCTGTGCTGGGCCCGAGATGAGCAGTGGGAGCAGGTGATCCGGCTCATCAAGCAGCTCGGATTCATGCCACCGGAGGTCCAGCTGTCCGGGGATCAGGTGATGGACTACATCCGGCCGCTGTGGCCCTATGTCGATCCGCTGCGCTCCGGTGAATTCCATTTCACGCGTGAATGGTTCCAGCAAGCCGCGGTGGCGTCGACGGACCTCCTGGACGAGGGATTCACCGAACGATTCAAGCTGGCACGTCAGATGACGGTGCCGCCGGGTTACGTCATGCTGCTGCGCACGCTCGGCGGAATGATCGGGGTTCTGGTGCAGCTCGGCGCGCACGTGAACTACGCGGCGATCGCCGAGGAATGGATGCCGGGGTTCTTCGAACCGAACGCGAAAACGCCCTGA